Sequence from the Zeugodacus cucurbitae isolate PBARC_wt_2022May chromosome 2, idZeuCucr1.2, whole genome shotgun sequence genome:
TCGGCATTTCAAGTGTACGAACTTGTGCAGCGCAAGTGGATCCGAAGGTAGGTGTGGTTAATTTCATTGCATTatcactttaatttttattttctaaaattacgATTTGCTATTCATtaactacaaatttattttcagcaaAATAATGCCAGTGATGTGGATTTGGCGAACGCGCGTCCATACTCAGAAGTGCCTGGACCCAGTAAATTGGAACTAATACGTTTATTCTTGCCTGGAGgtgatcaaattttattattccatgctatattttatattttcatttgttcaaTAACACTTGGCACCGAATAATGATAATCGATGTTCACGATCAATTTTCAGGTCTTTTTTCGAAGAAACCATTTTTTGCTGCTGTTCGAGAAATGGAAAAGAAATATGGCCCGCTTTTTCGATTTCCCGGCATATTCGACAAACCAGAAATTGTAATCGATCTAAATCCCACTGATTATTCGCTTATTTTCCGTAATGAAGGTACATGGCCCGATCGACGCGTTTTCGACACTTTCGTCTATCATCGTGAAAAACATCGAGCCGAATTCTTTCAGGGCGTCGAGGGCATTATATCCACGTGAGTATCAGATACGCATACATATAAGTCTATAATGAATTCGCATatgttctttttaatattttataacagcTCCGGTGAGAAATGGGCGAAAATGCGCACCGCCGTGAATCCAATACTGATGCAACCAAAAAATGCCAAACTTTACTTAAATACACTATTGGAGATCAATAATGAATTTTTGGAAAGGTAAGTCGCATAAATGCATAGATACGAAATAATCAAAATGCTAAATTTACTATATACCCTCTCTTCTCTACGGCTAGAATTCGCCTCATACGCGATCCCAGCACACTTGAAGTGCCCGGCGACTTCCTCGACGATATCAACCGACTCGCTTTTGAGGGCATAGCCGGCATTGCGCTGAATACACGACTCGGTTTGATACAGAAGAATCGTGACACCGCTGAGAGTAAGACTATCATGAAGTGCGTACGTAGTTTCTTTGTACTCTCCGAAGAGCTAGAGATTCAACCTTCCATATGGAAGTATGTGAAGACACCGAAATTCTATGAAATGATGAAGACCCTCGACACAATGACGGACATTTGTAATAAGTACATTAACGAAGCATTAATGCGTATTGAACACGACAGTGAGGGCAAGCTCACATCGGAGGTGGGCAAAGAGAAGAGCGTGCTGGAGAAATTAGTGCGTGTTGATAAGAAATTCGCTGTGGTAATGGCGTTGGATATGATGTTAGCTGGTGTTGATACGGTAAGTCAGTGAAGATAAATTTTAAGGGTTTCAAAAAATAACTTCCATTACACCCACAGACCAGCTCCACCCTAACCGGCATACTGTTATGCATTGCCAAGAATCCTGATAAACAGCAGCGGCTTTTCGGAGAAATTCAACAAATACTGCCGGAAAAAGACTCACAGCTGACCacagaaaatatgcaaaatatgccCTATCTGCGCGCCTGCATCAAAGAGGGTATACGCTGCTATCCTATACTACCGGGCACGGTGCGTCGTTTGCCCAACGATGTGGTGCTGAGCGGCTATCGTATACCCGCGGGCACCGACATCTCCGTCGGCGCCAATCTGGTGATGCAGGATGAACGTTATGTGCCGCAACCGGATAAGTTTCTGCCCGAACGTTGGCTGCGCAACGATCAGTCCGCACAAGCTTTGGAGGGTCAAATCAGCAATCCATTTTTGTATGTACCCTTCGGCTTTGGACCACGCAGTTGTGTGGGCAAGCGTGTCGTCAATTTGGAATTGGAAATCACTTTGTCGCGTTTGGTGCGAAATTTCCAAATTGAGTTTAATTATCCGACCGAGAATGCATTCGCTATGAAGTTTATGAGCGTGCCGCAAATACcgctcaaattcaaattcatagaGAGAGCAGCATAATGTGATATGGGAGCAGAAGAGAGAACTGGATATagcttatacatatttatatatatatatttatgttatgcCCTGTACGTTATACGACTATTTAGTGAAGATTGAaccgtttcaaatatttttttttctcgatgtaaaactaataataaaggAAAAtctaagcaaataaaattaaaaaaaaaattgtgttatgaACATCAGCGTTTTCGAAATCTTACAATAAAACTATATGTGAAGAGAGTTGCcacatattcaaaaattttaattcaaaagtaTTTATTACATGCATAAATTTTTagacaaataaatagaaaagttCATTAAGTCTTAAGTAAAAAGCTGTATAAGGGTTGCCAcatgttaataatttttatataattaaactcataaaaataataacaaattataataaaacaccGAAACTTGACTAAATTGTTTTAGATAAATTTACTTAAagagatattttgaaaatggttTCTACAAAAGTAGGAAGTCTTCCTTCacggaatatattttattttgccctCACAAAGAATAAAAGCTTTTCAAGCAATGTGGTTTGGgttattaaaatgcaaaattcaAGTTTAATCATTTCACTAATAGGACGAAAGCTCCGAACAAAACGTCCACAAAGCAAGGCACAACACACTACATAAGCTATATATTGCATTATATATTCATGCTGATTAGAATATTCGCACTACTAAACAGCGAATCGCCGAGCCAGTAAGCTTGCGAGTGTTGAAGCGATCGGTGCTATATTTCTCTACGAACCAGTTTTGTTGAAGTATCTTCGAAGTTGTTTGCACATCAAAGTGTTTGTTttagtattttcatttttttttgttaaagtttgatcgattaataacaacaaaatacttaaaatgTTATCGCGTCATTTAATAAACTGCGATGCAATTGTCGGGCGTTCGTTGAGGTCAACGGCATTAAGGGGCTATGCAACAGCTGTGGCACAGACGCaggtaaacaataattattattttgttattgcaattatACAGCTGTTTAATATTGACTTTGATAACGTATACTAAAAAAacaagtttatttattatttcattatttgatttgaatttgtaGGTAAATGAAGCAGCTACTGCCGCAAACAATTGGGAAAATGCGCGTCCATATTCAGAACTGCCAGGACCAAGCAAATATGAGATTATTCGTGGATATTTACCAGGAGGTAGGAAAGtacaattgaatgaaaatttttagtATCCAATGCACGAAGGCCTTTTCGCCAtattgaaatcgaaatttaCCCTTATTTCAGGTGCTtactataaaaaaacatttgtagAAGCTATGACAGAAATGGCAGAAAAATACGGCAATGTCTATAGATTTCCAGCCATGTTTGGCAGACCAGAAATGATTATGGATCTTAACCCAAATGATTATCCAATCATATTTCGAAATGAGGGTATTTGGCCAGAAAGGCGTACCTTCGAAACCTTCATTTATCATCGCAGGGTCCATAGAGAAGATTTCTTTCGAGGCGTAGGTGGACTATTGACCACGTAAATTTCTTGCTTTTATCTTTAACACTTCTAACTAAATCCGAACACATTTCCAGGACCGGTGAAGAATGGGCTAAAATTCGAACCGCCGTAAATCCGGTTCTAATGCAACCCAAAAATGCCAGATTGTACTTAAACACACTACTGGAAGTCAATGATGAATTTCTCGAAAGGTTAATATAATATCTTTTAAATACCATTCATTTAAAGGTACTTTTTGTGCAGAATACGTCACGTACGCGATCCTTTGACACTCGAAGTTCCCGGCGACTTTCATGATGATATTAATCGACTCACTTTAGAGGGCGTGGTAGGAATAGCACTTAATACCCGTTTAGGAATGATACACAAAAATCGTGATAATCCGGAAAGCACACTGTTTCTGAAAGAAGtacgaaattttttcgaattgtCCGAAGAGGTTGAAATAAAACCATCAATTTGGAAGATAATCAAAACACCAAAGTTTCATAAATTGATGGCAACATTGGATACGCTCACTGCGCTGTGTAACAAGTATATAGATGAGGCgttaaaacaaattgaattggATAATGAGGGGAAACTCACCTCAGAGGTGGGTAAGGAAAAGAGTGTGTTAGAGAAACTATTGCGTATTGATCGCAAAATCGCTGTGGTTATGGCTCTCGATATGATGATGGCTGGTGTTGATACAGTAAGTACACTTTATTTCCATGGTGTTGTGAAAAAACTAATCCTTGCATTCTTATCACAGACTAGCTCAACTCTAGTGGGCATATTGTTTTGCATTGCCAAGAATCcagacaaacaacaaaaactactcgaGGAACTCAAAACTATTTTGCCAAATAAAGACTCTCGTTTGACTACAGAGAACATGCAAAATCTTCCATATCTGCGCGCCTGCATTAAGGAAGGTATGCGCTATCATCCTATTATTGCTGGCACAATGCGTAAGCTGCCGACCGATGTGGTATTGAGTGGATATCGTATACCAGCCGGTATTGATGTTTCGGTTAGTTcgaatttgttgttgcgcaatgagaaatttatagaagaaccaaataaatttataccGGAACGCTGGCTACGTAATGACACCGAAGGTAAAAAATATCAACTCAACAATCCGTTTCTATTTCTTCCCTTCGGCTTTGGGCCACGTAGTTGTGTGGGCAAACGAATTGTGGACCTGGAACTGGAGGTCACTTTGGCGCGTTTGGTGCGCAATTTctcaattgaattcaattactCAACAGAAAATGCGTTCGTACCGAAAATCGTATTCATACCAGCCATACCATTGAAATTCAGATTCGAGGAAAGAAAGGAGTGAAGATACCGTTATTaactgataaaaaataaatatattatactcaCATGTAGACAGTAGAATTTCTTTTCAAATGTTAACAAAGAAAATTAGATACTTGGAATGATTGGCCGATAAGAGTACTCaacatgtaaataaaatataagtctCTGTACAGTTATGGGTTCACAAAATtgattacaaatatatacaaacaaaaagaaaacagcGGAAATTTTATTGTGCCGATATCAGTTTTTAACTGATAAAGCAGGAAGTGGTCACAACAATCTAATCCCTCtgcgaaatataaatattgtactaAACGGTAAGCTTTTCTAAAGGCAGTCCTCTGTAAACTTTACTTAATATTTGCTGtttcaatttatgtatttctttcCAATGGTCTTAATCTGCTATGAAAgcacacataaaaaaaataataataataaaaaattattcgacACTTTCTATTGGCGCCTGCATAGATGAAGAAGAAACGTCTCAgataattataatgtttttattgaCAAGAAAAAGCTCCGAACAAAACTTTCTTAATTCAATGGATAACGAAGTGCATTTATGCTGATTAGAATACTCGCACTACTAAATAGCGAATCGCCGAGCCAGTTAGCTTGGTAGTGCGGTAGCGATCAGTGCTATATCTGTCTGCGAAATAGTTCTGAAgtatcttttttgttgtttgtttgttttaatattttatttttcgttgattaaactttcattaattaataataacaaagcaTACAAAATGTTATCACGTCATCTCATAAAATCCAATTCAATAGTTGGATTGTTGAGGTCAACGATTTTTAGAGGATATACGACAACTGTGACACAAACGCAGGTAAAtgcgaaatattattttattgttaatatttttttttaaataaattcaaagaaaagtTATTGAAATTGCCATTATATTGACTTTATAAGTTCggaattttttgtttagtttaaaGTTGAATCACCGCGAAAATATTAAAGACATTTCCCTCGGTAAAACTTTAGACCTCTTGTCAACAATAGCTGATATTAACTCGTCGATACAATAACAATCAGCATAGAACAGGTCTGCAGAGATCTGCAAACGACTGCCCATCAGTACACCAATCGAGTCAAATCATAACAGATTCGCAGCACATAATGATTGCAAGAGAGTGTGGCGATTATACTCAGGATTGTCTTCACTACGcttttttgttcaatatttaattCTGTTCTTCCAAAAACActctttactaaataaattctaaatacgCTTATATATTCCACTTTTAATTGATTTGCATTTATAGGACAACGAAACAGCATCAGCGGCAAGCAATTGGAAAAATGCTCGTCCATATTCAGAATTACCAGGTccaagcaaatataaaataattcgcGGATTTTTACCAGGGGGTAagggaatttttataaaacaacaacgaaaCCTAAAAATCTAATAGCGCATAAGTTCTAAAAGTAGTTCAACGCAGTGTATTAGTCAgtatagataaaaaaaaatttcccgcTTAATTTCAGGTGCGTTCTATAAGAAAACTTTTATTGAGGGAATTACAGAAATGACCCAAGAATATGGCGATGTCTATCGATTTCCTGCCATGTTTGGCAAACCAGAAATGGTTATGGATCTTAATCCAAATGATTATCCAATCATATTCCGCAATGAGGGTATTTGGCCAGATCGTCGCAGCTTGGAAAGTTTAATTTATCATCGTACGGTGCATGGAAAAGATTGCTTTCGAGGCACCGGTGGACTACTTACCACGTAAAATTGTTGCAAATAAGAATCAATGCCATATCTAACTGATTATTGAATAAATTTCCAGAGCGGGTGAAGAATGGGCAAAAGTACGTACCGCTGTTAATCCGGTTCTAATGCAACCAAAAAATGCCAAACTGTACttaaacacactattagaagttAATGATGAATTTCTCGAaaggtgtattatataatattttgaaataattttgatttcaagcaAAGTTTCTTACAGAATACGTCACATACGCGATCCCTCGACACTCGAAGTTCCCGGCGACTTTCATGATGATATTAATCGTCTCACTTTAGAGGGCGTGGTGGGCATTGCTCTCAATACCAGATTAGGAATGATACATAAAAATCGTGATACTCCGGAAAGTAAATTACTACTGAAGGAAATACGGAATTTTTTCGATTTGACGGAGGAAATAGAGGTCAAGCCCTCCATTTGGAAGATTATCAAAACACCGAAGTTCCATAAATTGATGGCAACATTGGATACCCTCACTGCGTTATGCAACAAGTATATAGATGAGGCgttaaaacaaattgaattggATAATGAGGGGAAATTCACCTCAGAGGTGGGTAAGGAAAAGAGCGTTTTAGAGAAACTATTGCGTATTGATCGTAAAATTGCTGTGGTTATGGCTTTGGATATGATGATGGGTGGGGTCGATACagtgagtacactttaaatcgaACTTCTTGATTTAgtattataaatttacatatattatattatattataatcacAGACAAGCTCCACTCTAGTGGGCATATTGTTTTGCATCGCCAAAAATCCGgacaaacaacaaaagcttttcgaggaactcaaaaatattttgccaaATAAGGACTCCCGTTTGACTACAGAGAATATGCAAAATCTTCCATATCTGCGCGCCTGCATTAAGGAAGGTATGCGCTATCATCCCATTATTGCTGGCACAATGCGTAAACTCCCTACCGATGTGGTATTGAGCGGATATCGTATACCGGCCGGTACTGATATTTCGATTAGTTcgaatttgttgttgcgcaatgAGAAATTTGTGGAAgaaccaaataaatatataccagAACGTTGGCTCCGTAATGACACCGAAGGTAAAAAATATCAACTCAACAACCCGTTTCTATTTCTTCCCTTCGGCTTCGGTCCACGCAGTTGTGTGGGCAAACGTATTGTGGACCTGAAACTGGAGGTCACTTTGGCGCGTTTGGTGCGCAATTTctcaattgaattcaattactCAACAGAAAATGCGTTCGTACCGAAAATCGTATTCATACCAGCCATACCATTGAAATTCAGATTCGAGGAAAGAAAGGAGTGAAGATACCGTTATTAACTGATAAAATAGATTTGTCAACACGTAAACAAAACACAAGTATTTGTACAGTTATTGATTTACGAAAGAAATATATACGAGCAAAAATAATATCATAACAGTTCTTCAGGGTTGAAAACAGGAAATGAAAGGTAGTGCTATTCAGGAGCCCTTCACGAAATATTTGCCTCCGATCTCAATTTGCCATAAAAAAGATCTGTGACACAAGttcatttcttaaataaataaattaataaatatgaacatgaaaataaaatatattagaaatattgctTAAGGTAGTGTTGGTGTTATTTGAAGGtattcgaaattttgaaattttgcagtggagaacttcaataaaattcgatGTACTGATCTAAAAGCTCTGTAGTCAAACATGAATGTCTTagtttaagcaaaaaataaaaattatttgatattcTCAATTGGCatctataaagaaaaataaaaagtgtctgAAACAATATGATGCGTCTTAagtgtaataattttttggacAAGAAAAAGCTCCGGACA
This genomic interval carries:
- the LOC114803511 gene encoding probable cytochrome P450 12e1, mitochondrial gives rise to the protein MLSRHLKQIDHIGWRHFGISSVRTCAAQVDPKQNNASDVDLANARPYSEVPGPSKLELIRLFLPGGLFSKKPFFAAVREMEKKYGPLFRFPGIFDKPEIVIDLNPTDYSLIFRNEGTWPDRRVFDTFVYHREKHRAEFFQGVEGIISTSGEKWAKMRTAVNPILMQPKNAKLYLNTLLEINNEFLERIRLIRDPSTLEVPGDFLDDINRLAFEGIAGIALNTRLGLIQKNRDTAESKTIMKCVRSFFVLSEELEIQPSIWKYVKTPKFYEMMKTLDTMTDICNKYINEALMRIEHDSEGKLTSEVGKEKSVLEKLVRVDKKFAVVMALDMMLAGVDTTSSTLTGILLCIAKNPDKQQRLFGEIQQILPEKDSQLTTENMQNMPYLRACIKEGIRCYPILPGTVRRLPNDVVLSGYRIPAGTDISVGANLVMQDERYVPQPDKFLPERWLRNDQSAQALEGQISNPFLYVPFGFGPRSCVGKRVVNLELEITLSRLVRNFQIEFNYPTENAFAMKFMSVPQIPLKFKFIERAA
- the LOC114803480 gene encoding probable cytochrome P450 12e1, mitochondrial, whose product is MLSRHLIKSNSIVGLLRSTIFRGYTTTVTQTQDNETASAASNWKNARPYSELPGPSKYKIIRGFLPGGAFYKKTFIEGITEMTQEYGDVYRFPAMFGKPEMVMDLNPNDYPIIFRNEGIWPDRRSLESLIYHRTVHGKDCFRGTGGLLTTAGEEWAKVRTAVNPVLMQPKNAKLYLNTLLEVNDEFLERIRHIRDPSTLEVPGDFHDDINRLTLEGVVGIALNTRLGMIHKNRDTPESKLLLKEIRNFFDLTEEIEVKPSIWKIIKTPKFHKLMATLDTLTALCNKYIDEALKQIELDNEGKFTSEVGKEKSVLEKLLRIDRKIAVVMALDMMMGGVDTTSSTLVGILFCIAKNPDKQQKLFEELKNILPNKDSRLTTENMQNLPYLRACIKEGMRYHPIIAGTMRKLPTDVVLSGYRIPAGTDISISSNLLLRNEKFVEEPNKYIPERWLRNDTEGKKYQLNNPFLFLPFGFGPRSCVGKRIVDLKLEVTLARLVRNFSIEFNYSTENAFVPKIVFIPAIPLKFRFEERKE